One segment of Solanum lycopersicum chromosome 1, SLM_r2.1 DNA contains the following:
- the LOC101266440 gene encoding protein CURLY FLAG LEAF 1, giving the protein MMTGPNMATITASLQNCSLSNHHQRGGTSRNSAAGIAPPDGISDSSRNTNTNFNNNNNPSNDATVELNSEIALPYHWEQCLDLKTGEIYYLNWRTGMRVSEDPRTNVVAEDQVYSDEDDDDDNNSYDSEETYSEELPSLSSSRAENTVPQINILTTEALRRAAPPSVLAAPTLVLGGCKACLMYFMVPKEVEECPRCGRQLLHFDDQN; this is encoded by the exons ATGATGACAGGGCCAAATATGGCTACTATTACAGCTTCTCTGCAAAATTGTTCTCTGAGTAACCATCATCAGCGGGGCGGCACCAGCCGCAACAGCGCGGCAGGTATCGCCCCGCCAGATGGGATTTCCGATTCATCGAGAAACACCAACACCAActtcaataataacaacaacccTTCAAATGATGCTACTGTGGAACTCAATTCTGAAATTGCTCTTCCATACCATTGGGAACAATGCCTTGATTTGAAG ACAGGGGAAATTTACTATTTGAACTGGAGGACAGGGATGAGAGTGAGTGAAGATCCAAGGACAAATGTTGTTGCAGAAGATCAAGTGTACTCAGACGAggatgacgatgatgataacAACTCATATGATAGTGAAGAAACCTATTCAGAAGAATTGCCATCATTGTCATCTTCAAGAGCTGAAAATACAGTACCACAAATCAATATTTTGACTACTGAGGCTTTAAGGAGGGCAGCACCACCATCAGTACTAGCAGCACCAACACTAGTGTTGGGTGGATGCAAGGCTTGTTTGATGTATTTCATGGTGCCAAAAGAAGTTGAGGAATGCCCAAGATGTGGTAGACAacttcttcactttgatgatcaaaattga